From a region of the Tachypleus tridentatus isolate NWPU-2018 chromosome 1, ASM421037v1, whole genome shotgun sequence genome:
- the LOC143244535 gene encoding ninjurin-2-like isoform X1, translating into MTNTDANTTTSSNSEKEKEKFINNEVEMKEILPATEEQPRVIRFSSILDPNSYATKKTIAQGMLDVALLTANASQLKYLLQMGERHEFYHLMVTLISISIILQILVGALFIVIGRLNVNKEKHQPRANSLNNAITIGIFVITVDNIIISSFGMKSSDNIA; encoded by the exons ATGACTAACACTGACGCTAATACCACGACATCATCAAACAgtgaaaaggaaaaagaaaaattcattaaTAATGAAGTAGAAATGAAAGAAATTCTCCCTGCGACAGAAGAACAG CCAAGGGTTATCAGGTTCTCTTCCATCCTGGACCCGAATTCGTACGCAACGAAGAAGACAATCGCTCAGGGTATGCTGGACGTAGCTTTACTCACGGCTAATGCTTCTCAACTCAAGTACCTACTACAGATGGGAGAGCGTCACGAGTTCTACCACTTGATGGTAACCCTCATAAGCATCTCTATTATCCTACAG atCTTGGTTGGAGCATTGTTCATTGTTATTGGCCGTTTGAATGTGAACAAAGAAAAACATCAACCTCGAGCGAATAGTCTCAACAATGCTATTACGATCGGAATCTTCGTTATAACTGTTGACAACATAATCATTAGTAGTTTCGGTATGAAGAGCAGCGATAACATTGCATAA
- the LOC143244535 gene encoding ninjurin-1-like isoform X2 — protein MTNTDANTTTSSNSEKEKEKFINNEVEMKEILPATEEQPRVIRFSSILDPNSYATKKTIAQGMLDVALLTANASQLKYLLQMGERHEFYHLMVTLISISIILQISAGLVMIVKSRFNINKEWHHRRADILNNTLTWIIFAITILNVFISCFVVQSPPL, from the exons ATGACTAACACTGACGCTAATACCACGACATCATCAAACAgtgaaaaggaaaaagaaaaattcattaaTAATGAAGTAGAAATGAAAGAAATTCTCCCTGCGACAGAAGAACAG CCAAGGGTTATCAGGTTCTCTTCCATCCTGGACCCGAATTCGTACGCAACGAAGAAGACAATCGCTCAGGGTATGCTGGACGTAGCTTTACTCACGGCTAATGCTTCTCAACTCAAGTACCTACTACAGATGGGAGAGCGTCACGAGTTCTACCACTTGATGGTAACCCTCATAAGCATCTCTATTATCCTACAG ATTTCGGCTGGACTTGTAATGATTGTTAAGAGCCGGTTCAACATCAACAAAGAGTGGCACCACCGTCGAGCTGACATACTCAACAACACACTTACATGGATAATTTTTGCTATAACCATCCTGAACGTTTTTATTTCGTGTTTTGTAGTTCAATCGCCTCCACTATAA
- the LOC143244535 gene encoding ninjurin-2-like isoform X3, whose protein sequence is MATVQSGRSEPRVIRFSSILDPNSYATKKTIAQGMLDVALLTANASQLKYLLQMGERHEFYHLMVTLISISIILQILVGALFIVIGRLNVNKEKHQPRANSLNNAITIGIFVITVDNIIISSFGMKSSDNIA, encoded by the exons ATGGCAACGGTACAGTCTGGAAGGAGTGAG CCAAGGGTTATCAGGTTCTCTTCCATCCTGGACCCGAATTCGTACGCAACGAAGAAGACAATCGCTCAGGGTATGCTGGACGTAGCTTTACTCACGGCTAATGCTTCTCAACTCAAGTACCTACTACAGATGGGAGAGCGTCACGAGTTCTACCACTTGATGGTAACCCTCATAAGCATCTCTATTATCCTACAG atCTTGGTTGGAGCATTGTTCATTGTTATTGGCCGTTTGAATGTGAACAAAGAAAAACATCAACCTCGAGCGAATAGTCTCAACAATGCTATTACGATCGGAATCTTCGTTATAACTGTTGACAACATAATCATTAGTAGTTTCGGTATGAAGAGCAGCGATAACATTGCATAA